The proteins below come from a single Zhouia spongiae genomic window:
- a CDS encoding RDD family protein gives MNDRFVVTEDLYAGKGQRIANLIIDRIIFMGLFYGFIFLLVILYEEGSYMALWLENLSWIEDYLLTGILFGVLYFLSELLLKGRTIAKFITRTVVVDEQGKTPDALAILGRSFSRMIPFDAFSYLGATGRGWHDSLSKTYVVDVQEFERKKRLFGEFNQIGNSTEE, from the coding sequence ATGAATGATAGATTTGTTGTTACAGAAGATCTTTATGCCGGAAAAGGGCAAAGAATAGCAAACCTGATCATCGATCGCATTATTTTTATGGGGTTGTTTTACGGGTTTATTTTTCTTTTGGTGATCTTGTATGAAGAAGGGTCCTATATGGCGCTGTGGCTGGAAAACTTAAGCTGGATAGAGGATTACTTGCTGACGGGAATACTTTTCGGAGTACTTTATTTTTTGTCGGAGCTTTTGTTGAAAGGAAGGACCATAGCGAAGTTTATAACAAGGACGGTAGTGGTTGATGAGCAGGGTAAGACTCCCGACGCTTTGGCTATCCTGGGAAGGTCGTTCAGTCGTATGATCCCTTTCGATGCCTTTTCATATCTAGGTGCAACGGGAAGGGGGTGGCACGATTCTTTGTCTAAAACCTATGTGGTGGACGTGCAGGAGTTTGAAAGGAAAAAGAGGTTGTTCGGGGAGTTTAATCAAATAGGGAATTCTACTGAAGAATAA